In the genome of Aequorivita sp. H23M31, the window TTTCCGTAGCTAAAGTTTTAAGGAGCTTTAAAATATAGGCACGGTGGTACAGGTCTAAATGGGTGGTAGGTTCATCGAGAATTATAAGGGGCGTATCCTGTGCAAGCGCACGTGCAATAGAAACGCGTTGCATTTGACCATCGCTAAGTTCATAGCATTTTCTTTGGGCTAGATCCATTGTTTCAGTCGCTTCCAGTGCCAATTGAACTTTTTTGTTATCTTTTTCTGAGAGTGATCCTATCCAATTTGTATAAGGTTGTCTTCCTAAGGAAATAAGTTCCCTAACGGAAAGATTTTTGGTAGCTGGGGGTTCGGTCAACACTACACTCAACTGTGTTGCTAATTGGAAGGCCGAATAACCTTCTAATGGTTTCCCATTAATAAGAACAGAACCCTTCAATGCTTTTTGCATTCCGGTTAAAGTGCGCAAAAGGGTCGATTTTCCGATTCCGTTTGCTCCTACAAGACCAATTAGTTCCCCTTTATAAAGAGAAAAATTCATCTCCTTGGCGATAATGGAACTGCCTCCTTTTTGGACATAACCAATGTCTAAATTCTGAACTTCAAGGACAATATGTTTTTTTTCTTTGGTCATTAAAAGAACAGTTTTCGTTTTCTAACCAATAACCAAATCACCACAGGAGCACCTATTAAGGAAGTAATGGCATTGATTGGTAAGGTAAAAGCACTAAACGGTAATTGGGCCACGGTATCGCAAATCAACATTAACAAACTGCCGCAAACCAAAACTGCGGGTAGTAGAACAAAGTGGTTTGCTGTTTTAATAATCTGACGTACTAAATGGGGAACTGCCAACCCCACAAAAGCGATGGGTCCAACAAAAGCCGTTATCCCGCCCGCCAAAATACTTGTGGCAAGAATAATAATGAAGGTGGTTCTTTTAATATGAAGCCCCATGCTTCTTGCATAGTTTTCGCCGAGTAATAGAGAGTTTAGAGATTTACTGCTGAATACACTCAACAATAAACCCCCAAAAAAACAAATAGCTAAAATTAAAACTCCTTCCCAAGATTGATTTCCTAAGCTGCCGAATGACCAAAAAATATATTGCTGTAACTGTTCGGCATTGCTAAAATAGGAAAGAACGGATACAACTGCTGTTGTCACACTTCCGAACATCAATCCAATAATCAAAATCGCCATTGTGTCCTTAATCCGGAAGGTTACCGCCAATACAGCAATCAGGACGAGAAAACTTCCCAATCCAGCAGCGATAACCAAACTCCATTGACTTAAGAGAATCGTACCGAAAAATCCGCCAAAGGCGCCTGCACCCAAAATTAGAATAGCCACTCCCAGACTAGCTCCACTACTTAGCCCGAGTACGAAGGGACCAGCCAAGGGATTTCGGAAAAGAGTCTGCATCAACAATCCCGATATGGCCAAACCTCCGCCAGCCAGCATCGCGGTTAATGCCTTAGGCAATCTATAGTCTATTAGAATATATTTCCATGTCTCCTTGCTGGCACCATTCCCTATAAATATTGAAAAAATTTCATTGATGGGAATGGAAACCGAACCAACACTTAGGTTCACCAAAAATGCCGCGACCAACGCTAAAACCAGAATTATAAAATGTAGGCTATATGATTGAGCTGTTTGCATTAATGAAGTTTACTGAAAAAATAAAGGCTGTGTGCAGGAAGCAATTCGGGATGAAGGATTTTTATCATGTCTTTTAGAACGATATCCGGTCTATTTGGAGCGAGTTCGAAATACATTGATCCTCCCGTTGCTCCCTTTTTTAAATTGTAGGAATATACCTCTCCATTCTTAAACGCTTTAAATTGGGTATAAGCTGGGCTTGCTTTTTTTAAATCTTCAAGACTGGTAAATTGCCCGGGGCCGATCCAAACGTCGGCATTATGTCCTTTTTCCAATACGGATTCCAGATTTAGGGACAATCCTCCAGTGCCTTTTGAATCTTTCCAAAGATAGTTTCCATTCGCATCCTCGATAAACTTTGCGCCCCAACTTCCGCCCTGTGGCATATACCAAATGTCCTTAAACATTGCCCCGCTGATAACACTTGGCGTTTCTTTGGCATGCGAGGCGGTTTCTTCTGCCGTTAAATAAGAAGTCTCGATATTTTCAAAAATACTTTGTGCTAGTTTTTCTTTGTTAAATAGCGCACCAAAAAATTTAATCCATTCCGCCTTTCCCAATGGAGATGTTTCCGTCCAATCGGAATTGTACAAAACCGGAATCCCCGCTTTTTGGAGAGTATTGAATGTTGAGTTTTTTCCATCAACAGCAAAACCGATTACCGCATCTGGTGAAAGATCCAAAAGAACTTCAGTATTGAGATCTTCATTTTTTCCCAACTCCATTACTTTTCCTTCTGAAATTCTCGCTCTTGCTTTTTCAGAGGAAATATAATCGAGATTTGGAAAGCCAATGAGCGCATCAATTTCTCTCAAAGCTTCTAATGAGGGAATGTGGGTAGTAGAAGTAACAACCATTCGTTTTACGGGAACCTGGATAACCGCATCATAATTTTCAGCATCCGGAAGTGTGGTCCCCTTCGGAACCAAGGCATATTTAAAAATGTGATCCGACCCTGGCCAGGGATTTTTCAAAGTGATTACTTTGTAATCCTCGAAATTAGATATCTCAAAACCATCGGCATATTTAATTGAATTTTCTCCGTTGGCAACAGTAGCCGAATCGGATTCCTTTCTCCTCTCCTCCTTACAGGAAACGAGCAATAGCAATGTTATCAATAAAAGAAATCTCTTTTGAAATTTTAGCATAAAAAGTAGTTATGGTATGAAATTGCCCAAAATCTGAGATTCTGCAAAGGTATCATAAACCAAACTAAGATAGAATTGCTTTTTTATATGAAGTTTCCCTTTATCGAGGCCGAGATGCAGAATAGTAATTTGAACATAGGATACTCTTTCGCAAATTCACCCACTTTTTTAATCTTAAACCTCGCAGCCCCCTTCGGGCAGGCTCCTCAACCCTCCTTCGGTTATAAAGTTCCGCAACCCTCCTTCGTCCAAGCTCCTCAACTTATAAACTCCCCAACTCATAAACTCCTCATCTCAAAAACAAACTCTCCCGAATAACTTTCCCCATTCCAAATTAACCGACTATCTTTGCCAAGATTTTGGTGAGCAGTTTTTCATAAAATAGAAAATGCTCTTAAAAGGGAAATAGGTGCAAGAAAGTTTCTTAAATCCTATGCTGTTCCCGCAACTGTAAGTCACCCTAAAATTTTGTTTAGGGAGTGCATTCTTCAAGCCACTGTTCCTTTGGAATGGGAAGGTAGCATAAATGACAAGCCAGGAGACCTGCCTAGATCATAACATAAATCTATCAAACTTTCGGGATAAAGGTTGAATTATGAATCGACAGGGATTACATATCATTTTCATCATTTTTTGTTGCCAAACCGTAGCTTTCGCACAGTTGGATTCCGTTCAGAAATTACCTGAGGTATTTTTGACGGATGCCAATCTAGTTCAGTTTTCGAAGGGTTTTAAGCTGGAGAAACTAAAGGATTCCGTAGTTAGGAGAAATATTAATTCGCTTACGGATGTACTTCGGTTTAATTCATCCATATACTTTAAGGAAAACGGACGAGGAATGGTTTCCTCTCCTTCCTTTCGTGGAACAAATGCGGCACAGACGGCGGTAATTTGGAACGGCATTAATATCAATTCTGTATTTACGGGACAGACCGATTTTAATATTATTTCGCCTTTTGATTACGACGAGATCACAGTACGGAGCGGTGGCGGTGGCGTACAATATGGAAGTGGAGCTGTTGGGGGAAGCGTTCATTTAAACAATAACTTTTCATTTGATGCGGATGACCTTACGGAAGTGGAGTTGGGCTATGGAAGTTTTTCCACGTTAAGCGGCAATGCTGCCGTAACAAGAATCTGGGGAAAGAATTACTCTAACGTGGCCGTTGACATTATAAGTTCGGAAAACGATTATGATTATGTGGGGAAAAACAAGAAAAACTCTCACGGAGAATTCCTGAGATTTACAGCCAAAGTTAATGAAGCTCGAAAATTGGCACGTGGCGTCGCATCTTGGAATTCGGAATATTCCTATAACGATAGGAATTTCTCTGGGAGCTTGAATACCATTGGTCGTGATGGTTATAAGGATATAAATACAAGAA includes:
- a CDS encoding ABC transporter ATP-binding protein translates to MTKEKKHIVLEVQNLDIGYVQKGGSSIIAKEMNFSLYKGELIGLVGANGIGKSTLLRTLTGMQKALKGSVLINGKPLEGYSAFQLATQLSVVLTEPPATKNLSVRELISLGRQPYTNWIGSLSEKDNKKVQLALEATETMDLAQRKCYELSDGQMQRVSIARALAQDTPLIILDEPTTHLDLYHRAYILKLLKTLATETHKTILFSTHEIDLAIQLADKMIVMAKKKTFFDDPCKLIETGKFDSLFPEETIAFDPATGRFTIRK
- a CDS encoding iron ABC transporter permease, with the protein product MQTAQSYSLHFIILVLALVAAFLVNLSVGSVSIPINEIFSIFIGNGASKETWKYILIDYRLPKALTAMLAGGGLAISGLLMQTLFRNPLAGPFVLGLSSGASLGVAILILGAGAFGGFFGTILLSQWSLVIAAGLGSFLVLIAVLAVTFRIKDTMAILIIGLMFGSVTTAVVSVLSYFSNAEQLQQYIFWSFGSLGNQSWEGVLILAICFFGGLLLSVFSSKSLNSLLLGENYARSMGLHIKRTTFIIILATSILAGGITAFVGPIAFVGLAVPHLVRQIIKTANHFVLLPAVLVCGSLLMLICDTVAQLPFSAFTLPINAITSLIGAPVVIWLLVRKRKLFF
- a CDS encoding ABC transporter substrate-binding protein, which produces MLKFQKRFLLLITLLLLVSCKEERRKESDSATVANGENSIKYADGFEISNFEDYKVITLKNPWPGSDHIFKYALVPKGTTLPDAENYDAVIQVPVKRMVVTSTTHIPSLEALREIDALIGFPNLDYISSEKARARISEGKVMELGKNEDLNTEVLLDLSPDAVIGFAVDGKNSTFNTLQKAGIPVLYNSDWTETSPLGKAEWIKFFGALFNKEKLAQSIFENIETSYLTAEETASHAKETPSVISGAMFKDIWYMPQGGSWGAKFIEDANGNYLWKDSKGTGGLSLNLESVLEKGHNADVWIGPGQFTSLEDLKKASPAYTQFKAFKNGEVYSYNLKKGATGGSMYFELAPNRPDIVLKDMIKILHPELLPAHSLYFFSKLH